A section of the Clostridium sp. TW13 genome encodes:
- a CDS encoding TIGR03936 family radical SAM-associated protein, translating to MRYLIKFTKESEIKFISHLDLLRTIEKVISKSELDVTYSQGYHPRIISSIAQPLSVGVYSSGDYLDLEMNTEVEEDEMIKKLNQASPLTMRFINATKLPETFNNKKVPQAMALIDGAKYEIKIKYDDTSKLIDEMKALQEMNEWVTIKKTKKGEKEADIKPFVKELEYSTEGNILKVVAIISCGSRENLSADLLAKYIKSKTSSAIEDSFIKIKRTEMYAYNGEKLVALDKYFR from the coding sequence GTGCGATACTTAATTAAATTTACAAAGGAATCAGAAATAAAATTTATATCACATTTAGATTTGCTTAGAACAATTGAAAAGGTAATAAGCAAATCAGAATTAGATGTTACTTATAGCCAAGGTTATCACCCACGTATAATATCATCTATAGCTCAGCCTTTATCAGTAGGAGTGTATTCAAGCGGTGATTATTTAGACCTTGAGATGAATACTGAGGTAGAAGAAGATGAAATGATAAAGAAATTAAATCAAGCTTCACCTTTAACTATGAGATTTATTAATGCAACAAAGCTTCCAGAAACATTTAATAATAAAAAGGTTCCTCAAGCAATGGCGTTAATTGATGGTGCAAAATATGAGATAAAAATCAAATATGATGATACTTCAAAGCTTATAGATGAAATGAAAGCTCTTCAAGAGATGAATGAATGGGTAACCATTAAAAAGACTAAGAAGGGTGAGAAGGAAGCAGATATAAAACCATTTGTAAAAGAGTTAGAATACTCTACTGAAGGAAATATTTTAAAGGTTGTAGCTATTATAAGCTGTGGAAGTAGAGAAAATCTATCAGCAGATTTACTTGCAAAGTATATAAAATCTAAAACAAGTTCTGCTATAGAAGATAGTTTTATTAAAATTAAGAGAACAGAAATGTATGCTTATAATGGAGAAAAACTAGTGGCTTTAGATAAGTACTTTCGTTAA
- a CDS encoding ribosomal-processing cysteine protease Prp, producing MIKVVLKKENENIIGFEMEGHALSQSEMDSTTGDVFDMICNSVSVLSQSILIGIVEVLKFKANYEVRDGFLNIDLKNLPKQEIEKSQVMMKTFELSLESILISLDQSVGNKKRCKYIKILKEEV from the coding sequence ATGATAAAAGTAGTTTTAAAAAAAGAGAACGAAAATATAATTGGATTTGAAATGGAAGGTCATGCTTTATCCCAAAGCGAGATGGACTCGACTACAGGGGACGTCTTTGATATGATTTGTAATTCAGTATCAGTGCTTTCGCAAAGTATCCTAATTGGGATTGTTGAGGTACTTAAATTCAAAGCTAATTATGAAGTTCGTGATGGCTTTTTAAATATAGATCTGAAGAATTTACCAAAGCAAGAGATTGAAAAATCTCAAGTTATGATGAAAACTTTTGAATTAAGTTTAGAAAGTATCCTGATATCATTGGATCAAAGTGTAGGAAATAAGAAACGATGTAAATATATAAAAATATTGAAAGAGGAGGTGTAA
- the rpmA gene encoding 50S ribosomal protein L27: MLIMNLQLFAHKKGVGSSKNGRDSESKRLGVKSSDGQFVLAGNIIVRQRGTKIHPGTNVGKGKDDTLFSLVDGVVKFERMGKTKKKASVYPLDLEDIAE; encoded by the coding sequence ATGTTAATAATGAATCTTCAATTATTCGCCCACAAAAAAGGGGTAGGTAGCTCAAAGAATGGTAGAGACTCTGAATCAAAGAGATTAGGAGTTAAGTCTTCAGACGGACAATTCGTTCTTGCTGGAAACATCATAGTTAGACAAAGAGGAACTAAGATACATCCAGGAACAAACGTAGGTAAGGGTAAAGATGATACTTTATTCTCTCTAGTTGATGGAGTTGTTAAATTCGAAAGAATGGGTAAAACTAAGAAGAAAGCTTCAGTTTATCCATTAGATCTTGAAGATATAGCTGAATAG
- a CDS encoding LCP family protein, producing the protein MLGCKSDNGRFKVAVLVLLVLCALICAGTFFSKLDGNISNKYNIAAAKKQYNNKSINILLLGIDEVQNINSKNNKTKNNDTIIVVKYDGIKQWVTATSVPTDMLLKGSVKYEKISSLYTENGEKSSKDAVEKLIEQPIDYVVKIDYAALKKLVDSIGGIQVDVDRDMKYDDNAKNIHISLKKGKNVQLDGEKTVQFFRWQKNNNGIGEKIDYDMRIVNQQKVLQAIISKCRAQKVLDKMPNIIDEMHKCISTDMPADKLMAYCLKVLDLKNTSVRFLTLNGTPIDYNDQFYLKYDEDGNSNIIAAMKGDAPIEVLDIKRADLKIKVLNGSRINGLAASVARKLKAKGYKQIEISNTKLTKETSIEVKDDKIKYIIATDSKIANVNNDLKNNKDYAGNDAVIILGQDYKASESK; encoded by the coding sequence ATGCTAGGATGTAAAAGTGATAATGGTAGGTTCAAGGTAGCTGTATTGGTTTTGTTAGTTCTTTGTGCATTGATATGTGCGGGAACTTTTTTTTCTAAGCTTGATGGAAATATAAGTAATAAATACAATATAGCGGCAGCTAAGAAGCAGTATAATAACAAGTCAATTAATATTTTGCTATTAGGAATTGATGAGGTTCAAAATATTAATTCTAAAAACAATAAGACTAAAAATAATGATACCATAATTGTTGTTAAATATGATGGTATAAAGCAATGGGTAACAGCTACTTCAGTTCCAACAGATATGTTATTAAAAGGCTCTGTAAAGTATGAAAAGATAAGTAGTTTATATACTGAAAATGGAGAAAAATCTTCAAAGGATGCAGTAGAAAAATTAATAGAGCAGCCTATAGATTATGTTGTGAAAATAGATTATGCAGCTCTAAAAAAACTTGTAGATAGTATTGGAGGAATACAAGTTGATGTAGATAGAGATATGAAGTATGATGACAATGCTAAAAATATTCATATATCATTGAAGAAAGGTAAAAATGTTCAGTTAGATGGTGAGAAGACAGTACAATTTTTTAGATGGCAAAAAAACAATAATGGTATAGGTGAAAAAATTGATTATGATATGCGAATAGTGAATCAGCAGAAGGTTCTACAAGCCATAATCTCTAAGTGTAGGGCACAAAAAGTACTTGATAAGATGCCAAATATAATAGATGAAATGCATAAGTGTATTTCCACAGATATGCCAGCAGATAAGTTAATGGCGTATTGCTTGAAAGTTTTAGACTTAAAAAATACGAGTGTTAGGTTTCTTACTTTAAATGGGACACCTATAGATTATAATGATCAATTCTATTTAAAATATGATGAAGATGGAAACTCCAATATTATAGCAGCTATGAAAGGTGATGCCCCTATAGAAGTATTAGATATAAAAAGGGCTGATCTTAAGATAAAGGTATTAAACGGCTCAAGAATAAATGGATTAGCAGCAAGTGTAGCAAGAAAATTAAAGGCAAAAGGGTATAAACAGATAGAAATCAGCAATACAAAACTCACAAAAGAAACATCTATAGAAGTTAAGGATGATAAAATAAAATATATTATAGCTACAGATAGTAAAATAGCAAATGTAAACAATGATCTTAAAAACAACAAAGATTATGCTGGTAATGATGCTGTTATAATTTTAGGACAAGACTATAAGGCATCTGAAAGCAAATAG
- a CDS encoding DUF350 domain-containing protein, translated as MNILTNLGISFLFGLVGIIIMVLGYWVFDKVIPADFNKELEKNNIAVAIVIAGMLIGIAIIVSKVVA; from the coding sequence ATGAACATATTAACTAATTTAGGTATTAGCTTTTTGTTTGGATTGGTAGGTATAATAATTATGGTTTTAGGATACTGGGTATTCGATAAAGTTATTCCAGCTGATTTTAATAAAGAACTAGAGAAAAATAACATTGCAGTAGCTATTGTTATAGCAGGTATGCTAATAGGTATAGCAATAATAGTTTCAAAAGTTGTAGCATAA
- the obgE gene encoding GTPase ObgE, producing the protein MFIDTAKVFVKSGDGGHGAISFRREKYVPLGGPDGGDGGRGGDVIFVVDIGMTTLLDFKYKRKFVAETGTSGGASKCYGKDGNDITIRVPLGTIIKDSESGKIMCDLSHKDDKYVVCKGGKGGKGNVKFCTPTRQAPNFAEPGMPGEERFVSLELKLLADVGLLGFPNVGKSTFISTVTKAKPKIANYHFTTLKPNLGVVSVPGIEPFVMADIPGIIEGAAEGVGLGLEFLRHIERTRLLIHVVDISGIEGRDPIEDFIKINEELKKYSVKLWDRPQIVVANKCDMLYDEEVFENFKKKVNEMGYDKVFKMSAATYDNVEAVVKAAAEMLKDIPITDLIINPEDMFVPEDKKFTYTISVEPYDDGEESYNVYVIEGSFVDRLLLAVNVNDPDSFRYFHKVLKNKGIFDELREMGIQHGDMVRTNDFEFEYVM; encoded by the coding sequence ATGTTTATTGATACAGCCAAAGTATTTGTAAAATCAGGTGACGGCGGACATGGAGCCATTTCATTTAGAAGAGAAAAGTATGTTCCACTTGGAGGCCCAGATGGCGGAGATGGTGGTCGTGGTGGAGATGTAATCTTTGTAGTAGATATAGGTATGACAACTCTTCTAGATTTCAAATATAAAAGAAAATTTGTAGCTGAAACTGGAACAAGTGGTGGTGCATCTAAGTGTTATGGTAAAGATGGAAATGATATAACTATAAGAGTTCCTCTAGGTACTATAATTAAGGATTCAGAATCAGGAAAAATCATGTGTGACTTATCACATAAAGATGATAAGTATGTAGTTTGTAAAGGTGGTAAAGGTGGTAAAGGTAATGTAAAGTTCTGTACACCAACAAGACAGGCTCCAAACTTTGCAGAACCAGGAATGCCAGGAGAAGAAAGATTTGTAAGTCTTGAATTAAAGTTGTTAGCAGATGTAGGATTACTTGGTTTTCCTAACGTTGGAAAGTCAACCTTTATATCAACAGTAACAAAGGCTAAACCAAAGATAGCTAACTATCATTTTACAACTTTAAAGCCTAATTTAGGAGTTGTAAGTGTTCCAGGTATTGAACCATTTGTTATGGCTGATATTCCAGGAATAATAGAAGGAGCTGCAGAAGGAGTAGGCTTAGGTTTAGAATTCTTAAGACATATTGAAAGAACTAGACTTCTTATCCATGTAGTTGATATTTCAGGAATTGAAGGTAGAGACCCAATTGAAGACTTTATAAAGATAAATGAAGAGCTTAAGAAGTATAGCGTAAAACTATGGGATAGACCTCAAATAGTAGTAGCAAATAAGTGTGATATGTTATATGATGAAGAAGTTTTTGAAAACTTTAAGAAAAAAGTAAATGAAATGGGATATGACAAAGTATTTAAGATGAGTGCGGCAACTTATGATAATGTTGAAGCAGTAGTTAAAGCAGCAGCAGAAATGCTTAAGGATATTCCAATAACTGATTTAATAATCAACCCAGAAGATATGTTTGTTCCAGAAGATAAGAAATTTACTTATACTATTTCTGTAGAGCCATATGATGATGGAGAAGAATCATATAATGTTTATGTAATAGAAGGAAGCTTCGTAGATAGACTTCTTTTAGCAGTTAACGTTAATGATCCAGATTCATTTAGATATTTCCATAAGGTACTTAAGAATAAGGGAATATTTGATGAATTAAGAGAAATGGGAATTCAACATGGTGACATGGTTAGAACAAATGATTTCGAGTTTGAATATGTAATGTAA
- the yhbY gene encoding ribosome assembly RNA-binding protein YhbY, producing the protein MITSKQRSYLRGLANSITPIFQIGKNGIEEAFLKQVAEALEKRELIKITVLENSELETREASDIICQQIGCEGVQSIGNKIVLYKQSKKNPKIELPSNSK; encoded by the coding sequence ATGATAACAAGTAAGCAAAGATCTTATTTAAGAGGGCTTGCCAATAGCATTACACCTATTTTCCAAATAGGTAAGAATGGTATTGAAGAAGCTTTTTTAAAGCAAGTAGCAGAAGCTTTAGAAAAAAGAGAATTAATTAAGATAACAGTACTAGAAAATAGTGAGCTTGAAACTAGAGAAGCATCAGATATAATTTGCCAGCAAATAGGCTGTGAGGGTGTTCAATCAATTGGTAATAAAATAGTTTTATATAAACAATCTAAAAAGAATCCTAAGATAGAGTTACCAAGCAACTCAAAGTAA
- the yqeK gene encoding bis(5'-nucleosyl)-tetraphosphatase (symmetrical) YqeK, whose protein sequence is MWGRNQILEYIKENLKESRYIHTLGVAQSAIELAKINNVNQDRVEVAALIHDCAKNMPVDEMYRILEENNYEIDEVMKASPQLLHGKVGAIIGNTIMGIEDEEILSAVEFHTTGKKDMTTIEKIIYIADYIEPNRNYPGIEFLRKTTFEDLNEGVLQGLSNTITYVVKNGLLIHPLSVEARNYLIQEKNNS, encoded by the coding sequence ATGTGGGGTAGAAATCAAATTTTAGAATATATAAAGGAAAACTTAAAAGAAAGCAGATATATTCATACACTAGGCGTAGCTCAAAGTGCTATAGAGCTAGCAAAAATAAATAATGTGAATCAAGATAGGGTTGAAGTGGCAGCACTAATTCATGATTGTGCAAAAAATATGCCAGTAGACGAAATGTATAGAATTCTTGAAGAAAATAATTATGAAATAGATGAAGTGATGAAAGCTTCTCCACAACTTTTACATGGAAAGGTTGGAGCTATAATAGGAAATACTATTATGGGCATTGAAGATGAAGAAATTCTTTCAGCTGTAGAATTTCATACAACAGGAAAAAAAGATATGACTACCATTGAAAAAATAATATATATAGCAGATTACATAGAACCAAATAGAAATTATCCGGGCATAGAATTTTTAAGAAAAACAACTTTTGAAGATTTAAATGAAGGAGTTTTGCAAGGTTTATCGAATACTATTACCTATGTGGTAAAAAATGGATTATTAATTCATCCACTATCAGTAGAAGCAAGAAACTATTTGATACAAGAAAAAAATAATTCGTAA
- the nadD gene encoding nicotinate-nucleotide adenylyltransferase, with the protein MSTKVGIFGGTFDPIHNGHLYIAYEALNQLKLDKIIFIPGGNPPHKSFSSVSDANQRYKMVELAIKSYENFEISDYELKKTTKSYSFETLEYYKSLNIGELYFILGADSLITIDSWKNVDRIMEAATLVVFNRPGFTKEQLVEKKAEVEHKYNKKIIYLDLLNLEISSSGVREEISTGKRVDFFIPDSVKRYIEENNIYR; encoded by the coding sequence ATGAGCACTAAAGTTGGTATATTTGGTGGAACATTTGATCCTATTCATAATGGCCACCTTTATATCGCCTATGAGGCTTTAAATCAGTTAAAGCTTGATAAAATTATATTTATTCCAGGTGGAAACCCTCCTCACAAAAGTTTCAGCAGTGTATCAGATGCAAACCAAAGATATAAGATGGTGGAGCTTGCCATAAAGTCTTACGAAAACTTTGAGATAAGTGATTATGAACTTAAGAAAACAACTAAATCTTATTCCTTTGAAACATTGGAATACTATAAGAGCCTAAATATAGGTGAATTATATTTTATCTTAGGAGCAGATTCATTAATAACCATTGATTCATGGAAAAATGTTGATAGGATAATGGAAGCTGCAACGTTAGTAGTATTTAATAGACCAGGTTTTACAAAAGAACAGCTTGTTGAAAAAAAAGCTGAGGTGGAGCATAAGTATAATAAAAAGATTATTTATTTAGACTTGCTGAATTTAGAGATAAGTTCAAGTGGGGTTAGAGAAGAAATATCTACAGGAAAAAGAGTTGATTTCTTTATACCTGATTCTGTAAAACGGTATATAGAAGAGAATAACATATATAGATAG
- a CDS encoding ribonuclease E/G: MREIFIERREKLLRIAIKEKGKLYECFIEEEKDEPLLGEIYKGVVKNVVPAISSVFVNIGYPKDAHMNFSKDKKYKQGDEVVVEIIAEEHANKGAKITENFSIAGKNVALTTNKSGLFISKRIKNEEIIEKFKNEVIVPEGVSVTVRTNAESTAVEIINEEVNEIYSKLAEIKEKSRYILKPQRVYGENSLLHKVLSDNVNSNTTKIVVDSEADYKIVKEYIRYEDNIELLLHEEYRTLFDFYGIEREILKLRNNRVNLKCGGQIVIDKTEAMYTIDVNSAKNVNSSNAEKTYIETNLEAAVEIGKQVRLRNLSGIIIVDFIKMRSVEAKKQVMDALDKVFWKDKGNTTIYPFTELDLVQISRRRRGKNIYEYIEEECDSCKGRGKRLKISYISVLIRNEIVRVEGDNSIKDFYIELNEEYKESVHADMLTFLKDIDGLDKNIYLNFVPMTEYFKVESLIFKNQIENVSKYKVDNIEIC, encoded by the coding sequence ATGAGAGAGATTTTTATAGAGAGAAGAGAAAAGCTTTTGAGAATAGCTATAAAAGAAAAAGGAAAGCTTTATGAATGCTTTATAGAAGAAGAAAAGGATGAACCTCTCTTAGGTGAAATATATAAAGGTGTAGTAAAAAATGTAGTACCAGCAATATCATCAGTATTTGTGAACATAGGGTATCCAAAGGATGCCCATATGAATTTTTCAAAGGACAAGAAATACAAGCAAGGTGATGAGGTTGTAGTTGAGATTATAGCAGAAGAACATGCAAATAAGGGAGCAAAAATAACTGAAAATTTCTCTATAGCAGGTAAGAATGTAGCCTTAACAACCAACAAAAGCGGTTTGTTTATATCAAAAAGAATTAAAAATGAAGAAATTATTGAAAAATTCAAAAATGAAGTGATAGTTCCAGAAGGAGTATCTGTAACTGTTAGGACAAATGCAGAATCTACTGCTGTTGAAATAATAAATGAAGAAGTGAATGAAATATATTCAAAGCTTGCAGAGATAAAAGAAAAGTCTAGGTATATATTAAAACCACAGAGGGTTTATGGAGAAAATAGTTTGCTTCACAAGGTGCTAAGTGACAATGTAAATTCTAATACTACTAAAATAGTAGTAGATTCAGAAGCTGATTATAAAATAGTAAAAGAGTATATTAGATATGAAGACAATATAGAATTGTTACTACATGAAGAATATAGAACACTTTTTGATTTCTACGGAATTGAAAGAGAAATACTAAAGCTTAGAAACAACAGAGTTAACCTAAAATGCGGTGGGCAGATTGTAATTGATAAGACAGAAGCAATGTATACTATTGACGTGAATTCTGCTAAAAACGTTAATTCAAGTAATGCAGAAAAAACTTATATAGAAACAAATCTAGAAGCAGCAGTGGAGATTGGAAAGCAGGTAAGGCTTAGAAATCTTAGTGGCATAATAATAGTAGACTTCATAAAGATGAGAAGTGTTGAGGCAAAAAAACAGGTTATGGATGCTCTGGATAAGGTGTTCTGGAAGGATAAAGGCAATACTACTATTTACCCATTTACTGAATTAGATCTTGTTCAAATTTCTAGAAGAAGAAGAGGAAAGAACATCTATGAGTATATAGAAGAGGAATGTGATTCTTGTAAAGGAAGAGGCAAGAGATTAAAGATATCTTACATTTCAGTACTTATTAGAAATGAAATTGTAAGGGTTGAAGGCGACAATTCCATAAAGGATTTTTACATTGAGCTTAATGAAGAATATAAGGAAAGTGTTCATGCAGATATGCTTACATTTTTAAAAGATATAGATGGCTTGGATAAAAATATATATTTGAATTTTGTTCCTATGACAGAATATTTTAAGGTAGAATCTTTGATATTTAAGAATCAAATTGAAAATGTGAGTAAATATAAGGTGGATAATATAGAAATATGTTGA
- the rplU gene encoding 50S ribosomal protein L21: MYAVVKTGGKQFRVQEGDVIYVEKLEAEVDSTVELTEVLAVAKDGGITVGSPVVEGAKVIAKVAAQGKAKKVIVFKYKAKKDYRRKAGHRQPYTKLTIEKIEA; this comes from the coding sequence ATGTACGCAGTAGTAAAGACAGGTGGAAAACAATTCAGAGTTCAAGAGGGAGACGTTATATACGTTGAAAAATTAGAAGCTGAAGTTGATTCAACAGTTGAACTTACAGAAGTTTTAGCAGTAGCTAAGGACGGAGGCATAACAGTTGGTAGCCCAGTTGTTGAAGGAGCTAAAGTTATAGCTAAGGTTGCAGCTCAAGGTAAGGCAAAGAAGGTTATAGTATTTAAGTACAAGGCTAAGAAGGACTACAGAAGAAAAGCTGGTCACAGACAACCTTACACTAAATTAACTATAGAAAAGATAGAAGCTTAA
- a CDS encoding helix-hairpin-helix domain-containing protein, which translates to MKKREKIIGAIVVLVLAIVFLVIGYTTTSHKDLTKAEMDAMFVEADSQKSEEKSKSDSNFKYSNSTKSNKGASSTSNKEVSSTKTSEVNTSVNKSNMQDIYVEIKGEVAKPDVYKMEEGTIINDLIGIAGGVTANADISQINRAAKLSNNQCIVIPKKGEKLNTNLNTNQMQSPNGQNNGKQQININTATKEELKKLSGIGDSKADKIIKYREEKGGFKTIEEIKKVGGIGEATFNNLKEEITIN; encoded by the coding sequence ATGAAGAAACGTGAAAAGATAATAGGAGCAATAGTTGTATTAGTATTGGCAATAGTATTCTTGGTTATTGGATATACGACAACTTCTCATAAAGATCTCACTAAAGCAGAGATGGACGCTATGTTTGTAGAAGCAGATTCACAAAAGAGTGAAGAAAAATCAAAATCTGATAGTAATTTTAAATATAGTAATTCTACAAAAAGTAATAAGGGAGCAAGTTCAACAAGTAATAAGGAAGTAAGTTCAACCAAAACATCCGAGGTTAATACAAGCGTCAATAAGTCTAATATGCAAGATATATATGTAGAAATAAAAGGAGAAGTGGCAAAACCCGATGTTTATAAAATGGAGGAAGGAACAATAATAAATGATTTGATAGGAATTGCAGGTGGTGTAACAGCCAATGCAGATATATCCCAGATTAATAGAGCTGCTAAGCTTTCTAACAATCAATGTATTGTTATACCTAAAAAAGGTGAGAAGCTAAATACTAATTTAAATACAAATCAGATGCAGTCACCAAACGGGCAAAACAATGGAAAACAGCAAATAAATATAAATACAGCTACAAAAGAGGAACTTAAAAAGCTCAGTGGTATAGGTGATAGTAAGGCTGACAAGATAATTAAGTATCGTGAAGAAAAAGGTGGATTTAAAACCATAGAAGAAATAAAAAAGGTGGGTGGAATTGGTGAGGCAACTTTTAACAATCTAAAAGAAGAAATTACAATAAATTAA
- a CDS encoding D-alanyl-D-alanine carboxypeptidase family protein has product MKKLINFILMLVLSVLIISSAFCPTNAFASELKKTDAESYVLIDAATNQVILGKNENEVLVPASTTKVMTSILVLENTKLTDKVTIGDNPPNAEGTSLGLKKGEVYTVEDLMHGLLLESANDCAMALAEFVGGSKANFVKMMNDKAKTLGLEKTTFVNPSGLWENDNVTTNKTTAYELSLMMKEVLKYPDYIRISQAHSYKFPVSQKDTFEKWANNKNSLLFKNNPHYYAETIAGKCGYTVKSKHTFVAAAQKNGRTLILAIMKSSSKEDYFPFAKSLFEYGFNDTSLVKLYSKDEEVSTYKNKTSVSVPLIAGQDVFYVVNNKDFSKDQLSNIGIMKKLLDPKITYGQINIDKNSIKKGDILVTADLEVKGKKYTQLSLNSGIDIDKHVASNNSNTADHSVLVNSLIITALCIFLIAYMSYKKYKAYKQKRDSLDEI; this is encoded by the coding sequence ATGAAAAAATTAATTAATTTTATTCTCATGTTAGTTTTATCAGTTTTAATTATTTCTTCAGCTTTCTGTCCAACCAATGCTTTTGCTTCGGAGCTTAAGAAAACGGATGCAGAAAGTTATGTTTTGATTGACGCTGCCACCAATCAAGTTATTTTAGGAAAGAATGAAAATGAAGTTTTGGTGCCTGCTTCAACTACAAAGGTTATGACGTCTATCTTAGTGTTGGAAAATACTAAGTTAACAGATAAAGTTACCATAGGAGATAATCCTCCAAATGCGGAAGGTACTTCTCTTGGATTAAAAAAAGGTGAAGTATATACTGTAGAAGACTTAATGCATGGCTTACTTTTAGAATCCGCAAATGACTGTGCTATGGCTTTAGCTGAATTTGTAGGTGGATCAAAAGCTAACTTCGTAAAAATGATGAACGATAAAGCAAAAACTTTGGGACTTGAAAAAACTACTTTTGTGAACCCAAGTGGTCTTTGGGAAAATGATAATGTAACCACAAATAAAACAACTGCTTATGAATTATCCCTAATGATGAAAGAAGTTTTAAAATATCCAGATTACATAAGAATCAGTCAAGCTCACAGTTATAAGTTTCCGGTTTCCCAAAAAGATACCTTTGAAAAATGGGCCAATAATAAGAATTCCTTATTATTCAAAAATAATCCACATTATTATGCAGAAACAATAGCAGGCAAATGTGGATATACAGTAAAGTCTAAGCATACTTTTGTTGCAGCTGCTCAAAAAAATGGACGTACTCTTATTTTGGCTATAATGAAATCTTCATCAAAAGAAGATTACTTTCCTTTTGCCAAGAGCTTATTTGAATATGGATTTAATGATACATCTTTAGTAAAGCTATATTCCAAAGATGAAGAAGTATCCACGTACAAAAATAAAACTTCAGTATCAGTACCCTTAATAGCTGGTCAAGATGTATTTTATGTTGTTAATAATAAGGATTTTTCAAAAGATCAACTAAGTAATATAGGTATTATGAAAAAATTACTTGATCCTAAGATTACTTATGGTCAAATTAATATTGATAAAAATTCTATTAAAAAAGGTGACATCTTAGTTACTGCTGATTTAGAAGTTAAAGGCAAAAAATATACGCAATTGAGTCTTAACAGTGGTATAGATATAGACAAACATGTTGCCTCCAATAATAGTAATACTGCTGATCATTCTGTCCTAGTAAACTCATTAATAATAACTGCTCTTTGTATATTTCTTATAGCATATATGAGTTATAAGAAATATAAGGCTTATAAACAAAAAAGAGATTCATTGGATGAGATATAA